In Verrucomicrobiota bacterium JB022, a single genomic region encodes these proteins:
- a CDS encoding FecR domain-containing protein has protein sequence MQEEFAALVAKSLAGETTREEREELEAWLRYPEYREQYQWLQKQWQAAESATPARSYDAEAALVKLRQRIQAAPTAAVEPEAPAAEPKVVHFPWQRLLQVAAVLALCVCGYGLYSALQPSREQAPANELVMVDQGQRVLTLTDGTRVRLNAGSTLRFPAEFASDIRRVELSGEGFFEVSADPEHPFIVATEAMEVRVTGTVFNVRNYPDEGAAQVSLLEGKVDVSTAAASRPLQPAQQFQLDKQSGGQAVQAFDQDEVTAWTEGRFVFRNEPLEQVARELGRHYGVTFEIGDEKLAHRRVTGDFSQDSLGVIVETLAYSTNATYEMQRDGHKLVTVRLKPGA, from the coding sequence ATGCAGGAAGAATTTGCAGCATTGGTTGCCAAAAGCCTGGCCGGCGAGACCACCCGCGAAGAGCGGGAGGAGCTGGAGGCGTGGCTACGCTACCCGGAGTATCGGGAGCAATACCAGTGGCTGCAAAAACAGTGGCAGGCCGCTGAGTCCGCCACCCCCGCGCGCAGCTACGATGCCGAGGCGGCGCTGGTGAAGCTGCGCCAGCGCATCCAGGCGGCGCCCACGGCAGCGGTTGAGCCTGAAGCGCCCGCCGCCGAGCCAAAAGTGGTGCATTTCCCGTGGCAGCGCCTGCTACAGGTGGCGGCGGTGCTCGCCCTGTGCGTGTGCGGCTACGGCCTGTATTCCGCCCTTCAGCCCAGCCGGGAACAAGCACCCGCCAACGAGCTGGTGATGGTCGATCAAGGCCAGCGAGTGCTGACGCTGACCGATGGAACGCGGGTGCGCCTGAACGCAGGCTCTACCTTGCGCTTCCCGGCTGAGTTTGCGAGTGACATCCGGCGCGTAGAGCTGAGCGGCGAGGGCTTTTTTGAGGTTTCGGCCGACCCCGAGCACCCGTTTATCGTCGCCACCGAGGCGATGGAGGTGCGCGTGACGGGGACGGTGTTCAACGTGCGCAACTATCCCGACGAAGGCGCGGCCCAAGTGTCGCTGCTGGAGGGCAAGGTAGACGTGAGCACGGCGGCGGCTTCGCGGCCCCTGCAGCCCGCCCAGCAGTTCCAACTGGACAAGCAGAGCGGCGGCCAGGCGGTGCAGGCCTTCGACCAGGACGAGGTGACGGCGTGGACCGAGGGGCGTTTTGTCTTCCGCAACGAGCCGCTGGAGCAGGTGGCGCGCGAGCTGGGCCGTCACTATGGTGTCACATTCGAAATCGGCGACGAAAAGCTGGCCCACCGCCGCGTAACGGGCGATTTCAGCCAGGATAGCCTTGGGGTAATTGTCGAAACCCTCGCCTATTCGACTAACGCAACCTACGAAATGCAGCGCGACGGTCACAAACTTGTCACCGTGCGCCTGAAGCCTGGCGCTTGA